The Chitinophaga pinensis DSM 2588 region ATGTATCTTTTCCATATAAGCGGCTTAATAGTGGATGTGTAATGACCATAATGACCTTACTATCCAAAACTACAAACAGCCTGGTAAAAGGAAAAATTAAAATCAGCAGTACAGCTGAAGGGCTTACTTGCATCATCTCACCAGTACACCAACACAGCCTGCCAGCAAAATATGTACTGCCATAAAACATAAAGGGAAACCAAGATCCACTCACTTCGCCCGTACAGGCACAACAAGACCAGCTATCAGTACACTCACCTGTCAGCACAATGGAATACGCGCAATAAAAAAAACGAAATCAGGTTAACAAACAGCGAATAAAAGCCAATAAGGAAAAAAGTTGCATAGGTTATGCTGCGTAATTAAACAGGTTAATATCCTGCTGAACCGCTTCATCTCCAAATATGAATTCTTTTACAGGCTCGTAGTGACCACCACTTGCCGGCTTACGTAACAGCATAAAGCTCTTACATTGAAAACTCCGTACAAAAACCTGATTGTAAAAATGATCATACACTTTATCAAATTCAGGTGTACTGATAGCCCTGGCAATAGTGATATGCGGCTTGAATGATCCCGGCTTTATATCAAACTCATGTAGTATTTTCTTATGTAGCTCAACGAGAGGTTTGGGATTCGCTACATTAACATAGATCGTTCGTTTATCCGGTCCGTGTTCAAAATGGTCAAACTTTGAGGTATATAACGTGAAGCCTGATTGTCTTCTGGCGATATCA contains the following coding sequences:
- a CDS encoding 2'-5' RNA ligase family protein, giving the protein MHTDNTLAFEQEPLFDYLLVVSPGTSIANDVTALKQLVAQELGMYGSRFSKAHISLFRSVFPERFQEDFVHMLDDIARRQSGFTLYTSKFDHFEHGPDKRTIYVNVANPKPLVELHKKILHEFDIKPGSFKPHITIARAISTPEFDKVYDHFYNQVFVRSFQCKSFMLLRKPASGGHYEPVKEFIFGDEAVQQDINLFNYAA